Proteins from a single region of Pseudomonadota bacterium:
- a CDS encoding sigma-54-dependent Fis family transcriptional regulator: MEIKTPKPEASEISSIAALREEALRTFSRSFDEYFEYSITVDREARVTWISEPYYRFLDLHESPVGKPIVAIIPNSYMPEVVRTGVPVFLDLLHVRDQWVVVSAFPLTAEDGVVIGSFGFVVLGQMNRLKPLLGKFSGLQEKLRAAQQELRKRRAPRYQLSQVVGQSEKIWSIKKQIRQAARFDMPVLLMGETGTGKELFAHSLHAVSTRVDGPFITVNVAAVPAALLEAEFFGVAPGAYTGADRRGREGKFKLADGGTLFLDEIGDMPLELQAKLLRVLQEGELERLGSNQLEYIDVRVVAATSKDLSALIEQGRFRADLYYRLSGFPVSLPALRERVEDIEFLCEKFLEEMSARFGGQQKELSAEALELIKGHQWPGNVRELHNVIERLCVMEEGHYIDVDRVIEVLPDLQTRQPLPVTTRARPRAVDPATLKLAGRVAQVEREVILEALDVAGGKRVQAARLLGISRATLYQRLERMGIEKKRR, from the coding sequence ATGGAAATCAAGACACCGAAACCTGAGGCGAGCGAAATATCCAGTATCGCAGCACTGCGCGAAGAGGCGTTGAGAACCTTCTCCCGCTCCTTCGACGAGTACTTCGAATACTCGATTACCGTCGATCGTGAGGCGCGGGTCACCTGGATCAGCGAACCCTATTACCGCTTTCTCGACCTGCACGAATCGCCTGTCGGCAAGCCCATCGTCGCGATTATTCCGAACAGTTACATGCCGGAGGTGGTGCGTACCGGGGTGCCGGTCTTTTTGGATCTGCTCCACGTGCGGGATCAGTGGGTGGTGGTGAGTGCCTTTCCGCTGACCGCTGAGGATGGTGTCGTTATCGGTTCTTTTGGCTTCGTGGTGTTGGGGCAGATGAATCGTTTGAAACCGCTGCTGGGTAAATTTTCCGGATTGCAGGAGAAATTACGTGCCGCACAACAGGAGCTGCGCAAGCGACGGGCGCCGCGCTATCAGCTTTCCCAGGTCGTGGGGCAAAGCGAAAAGATCTGGAGCATCAAGAAACAGATCCGCCAGGCGGCCCGTTTTGATATGCCCGTGCTGCTGATGGGGGAGACAGGTACCGGCAAGGAGCTTTTCGCCCACTCCCTGCACGCGGTTTCAACACGGGTGGATGGACCTTTTATCACGGTCAACGTCGCGGCGGTGCCTGCCGCGTTGCTGGAAGCGGAGTTCTTCGGTGTTGCGCCGGGAGCCTACACGGGCGCCGATCGACGGGGCCGGGAGGGGAAGTTCAAACTGGCGGATGGGGGTACCCTGTTCCTTGACGAAATCGGGGATATGCCACTGGAACTGCAGGCCAAACTGCTGCGTGTACTGCAGGAGGGAGAGCTCGAGCGCCTGGGGTCCAATCAACTGGAGTACATTGATGTGCGTGTCGTCGCAGCGACGAGCAAGGATCTTTCGGCGCTGATCGAGCAAGGGAGGTTTCGCGCCGATCTCTACTATCGCCTGAGCGGCTTTCCGGTGAGTTTGCCGGCGTTGCGCGAACGCGTCGAGGATATTGAATTCCTGTGCGAGAAATTTCTGGAAGAGATGAGCGCGCGTTTCGGTGGACAACAGAAAGAGCTGAGTGCTGAAGCATTGGAACTGATCAAAGGGCATCAGTGGCCAGGCAATGTCCGCGAATTACACAATGTCATCGAACGTTTGTGTGTGATGGAAGAGGGTCACTACATCGATGTGGATCGGGTGATCGAGGTATTGCCGGATCTGCAGACCCGGCAGCCGCTGCCGGTGACAACGCGTGCCCGTCCGCGCGCGGTGGACCCGGCGACGCTTAAATTGGCGGGACGCGTGGCACAGGTGGAGCGCGAGGTGATCCTGGAGGCGTTGGATGTGGCGGGAGGTAAACGGGTACAGGCGGCGCGCTTGCTCGGAATCTCACGCGCAACGCTATACCAACGTCTGGAGCGAATGGGCATCGAAAAGAAACGGCGTTAG
- a CDS encoding diguanylate cyclase, which produces MSDDTPALKTELSALRSELVEQERLAGRVEEVMRRAVTRLAVLASEASPDLEEPLRQLREVIRDQIDPAQIQPLLVRIEKSAWRDDKAGKGIEVKNSDAGDLLRQLLEELSPSTTIADQIARLKQEASTDDRLTLERIGHQLAQTLNQLSNSGASGSEVCEVLTELLERLALTGALAERAEAIKSRLTDQPGGAKLAQTVRDIGDLVAQIQLGTTSDREDLEGFLREVDDQLRGLMEGLEDTRQLQQESAESGRRFHGDLNAQFEAIEAGVRAADSLEDHKRSIIKQMQALRERIDRHRSDDEQRSSRAESALKKLVGRMVLMEKESGKLRDALIKAREAAHRDPLTGLHNRLGYEEFLAQEYRRWKRYKTPLALVIFDVDYFKRVNDNYGHKAGDKVLAAIAKRLRKLTREPDFLARYGGEEFILIMPETDRQAAFTVAEKLREAIAEMGFTYRGEPVRITVSIGVTEFAGTDSGDSAFQRADQAMYQAKEAGRNQTILM; this is translated from the coding sequence ATGAGTGACGACACTCCTGCCCTGAAAACCGAACTCTCCGCGCTGCGCTCCGAACTGGTCGAACAGGAACGCCTCGCCGGACGTGTCGAGGAGGTTATGCGCCGTGCGGTGACGCGACTGGCGGTACTCGCCAGCGAGGCGAGCCCCGATCTGGAAGAGCCCCTGCGCCAGTTACGCGAGGTGATTCGTGATCAGATCGATCCGGCGCAGATCCAGCCACTGCTGGTGCGCATCGAAAAATCCGCGTGGCGCGATGACAAGGCCGGCAAAGGCATCGAAGTCAAAAATTCGGATGCGGGCGATTTGCTGCGTCAATTGCTCGAAGAGCTGTCACCGTCCACCACCATTGCCGACCAGATCGCCCGCCTCAAGCAGGAGGCCAGTACCGACGATCGACTCACCCTGGAGCGCATCGGGCACCAACTGGCACAGACTCTCAACCAACTCAGCAACAGCGGCGCCAGCGGCTCGGAAGTCTGCGAAGTGCTCACCGAACTGCTCGAACGCTTAGCCCTTACCGGGGCGCTGGCCGAACGCGCCGAGGCCATCAAATCACGATTGACCGATCAACCCGGCGGCGCGAAGCTCGCCCAAACCGTGCGCGACATCGGCGATCTGGTCGCCCAGATTCAGCTTGGCACCACCAGCGATCGTGAGGATCTGGAAGGTTTCCTGCGCGAGGTCGACGACCAATTGCGCGGTCTCATGGAGGGATTGGAAGACACGCGCCAGCTGCAGCAGGAGTCCGCAGAGAGCGGACGCCGGTTTCACGGTGATTTGAACGCTCAGTTCGAGGCCATCGAGGCCGGCGTGCGTGCCGCCGATTCGCTGGAGGATCACAAGCGCTCCATCATCAAACAGATGCAGGCCCTGCGTGAACGGATCGATCGCCACCGCAGCGATGACGAGCAGCGTAGCAGCCGCGCTGAAAGCGCCCTGAAGAAGTTGGTCGGGCGCATGGTGCTGATGGAGAAGGAGAGCGGCAAGCTGCGCGATGCGCTGATCAAGGCGCGCGAAGCCGCCCATCGCGACCCACTGACCGGGCTGCACAACCGCTTGGGTTATGAGGAGTTCCTGGCTCAGGAGTACCGCCGCTGGAAACGTTATAAGACCCCCCTCGCTCTGGTAATTTTCGATGTCGATTACTTCAAGCGCGTCAACGACAACTATGGGCACAAGGCCGGGGACAAGGTGCTGGCCGCCATTGCCAAGCGCCTGCGCAAACTGACACGCGAACCCGACTTTCTGGCCCGCTACGGAGGCGAGGAGTTCATTCTCATCATGCCGGAAACCGACCGCCAGGCCGCCTTCACCGTCGCCGAAAAACTCCGCGAAGCGATCGCTGAAATGGGCTTCACCTACCGCGGTGAACCCGTCAGGATCACGGTCTCCATAGGCGTAACGGAATTTGCCGGGACCGACAGTGGCGATTCTGCGTTCCAGCGCGCCGACCAGGCCATGTACCAGGCCAAAGAGGCGGGGCGAAACCAAACTATACTGATGTAA